The Chryseobacterium oranimense genome contains the following window.
TAATAGGACGGGCTTTAGCCCGTCTTTCTTTTTTCAAACATCAAAGGCTTTAGCCAAATCTAAAAGGATAATTTAACACATCAGCACATCAGCACATCATCATATCAACAAATCATCGCATGATCACATCAGCCAATCAGCACATCTGCAAGCTGTGTCAGCCCCGTTTTAAATCCCTCTTCAAATCCCATTTCCAGCTGTTGCTTCATAGCATCGGAAGTCGGAAAATGAATATTGATGGTCACTTTTGTACCCTCTTCCACTCCTGTGAATCCTAACAGCCATTTCGACTGCGCAAAATCTTCATTGATGTTTCCGTTTTCATCGCAGAAAGCATCTACTCCATCAAAACTTCTGTGCTCCGTGATCTCTCCGTAAGCCATTTGTCCATACATTTTTTGATCCTCCGGTCCTACCATTGCATAGCGCCATATTCCTCCTTTCTCAAAATCTTGTTTTACCGTTTCACATTTCCAGGGTTTCGGAGCCCACCATTGATCCAATAATTCGGATTTGGTAAAATACTCCCATACTTTTGAAACATCAGCATCATATATTTTCATGACATATACGCTGTTCGAATCAAAATCTTTGTTAAAAATGATATTAGATTCCATAAATAATTATTTTTATTAAAGCTAGGTATTTAAACGTTTACAGGACTTTCCATAGGACAAGTTATTTTAAATTCATAAATAATTGTTAAAAAACTCGCTTTTAAGAAAAATTATACAATTTTTTGGCTCGTTTTTTGTTTATGAAGTCTTAAAATAATTAATTTTAACATTCATTTTTCCCAATATATTAAAATCAAATAATGAATAATAAATTCATCCCAATAATTTCGGTGTTTATGACAATCTCACTGATTGTTTTTGTTACGCTCCAATTTTATTGGCTGAAAAGATATTACAATGTTCTGGAACAGGATTTTTCAAGCAAAGTATATACCGCATTAGAAAGCACTGTAAAAAATGTTTCAGAAATTGAGGTGGAAAAATACATGAATGAAAACAATAAGAATTTCAGAAACAATATTCTTGCCAACAGTAAGCAGCCCTCCCTGACTACCATACAGCAGGTAGAGGATTCCGGTACCCAAAGGCAGATCATTTATTCTAAAAATATTATTGAAAAAACGCAGCTTCCCATTTCTCAGAGAGGAGATTCTATAAAATGGACCACGCTTTACAGTGATGAGGCAGCCTATAAAGTAAAAAGGGATACCACAAAACCGGAACAGCTTACTTCAGAAATTAATAATGATATTGAAAATGGGGATTATACCATAAAGGAATTTGCTAAAATTTATGGAAATAATCTACCCATTACAAAAAGAGTCGACGATAAGGTTCTTGATTCAGTGATCACCAAGGAACTGAAAATAAGGGGAATTTCAGCAAAATTCGGATATGGAGTTACTGATAAAAATAATAACCTTACCAGCATTGTAAATAAGGCTTATAAAGAAAAAAAGGACAACAATACATATTCCTATCCTCTTTTCACAGATACAAAAGACCGGACTTTATACAGTCTGGCTTTGGTATTTCCTAAAAAAGAATATTCCCTTGCCATGAACAACTGGCCGATGCTTCTGGGAACTTTCCTGTCATTGCTGACTATTCTTGGAATTTATATTATTTCCATTAATTATATGATGAGACAGAAGAAGCTGGCTGAAGTAAAGACAGATTTCATAAATAATATGTCCCATGAGTTCAAAACCCCGCTGGCAACAATTTCTGTAGCCACAGATTCTTTAGCCAACGACAAAATTGCTACAAACCCCGATAAGGTAAAATATTACTCAGAGCTGATCAAGCAGGAAAACTTAAGGATGAAGAAACAGGTGGAAAACGTCCTGAATATGTCTAAGCTGGAAAGAAATGAAGTAGAGCTATTCTTAAAAGAAACCAATGTACGGGAACTGATTAAGAAAACCACAGAGTCTTTCAACCTTATTGTTCAGCAGAGAAACGGATCCCTGAGACAGGAATTCAATGCGACCAATTATATTTTTAAAATAGATGAATTTCATATCTCAAATATGCTCGTGAACTTATTGGATAATGCCAACAAATACTCACCGGAAGCACCTGAGATTGATGTAAAAACAAGAAATGAAGGAGACTGGTACATCATAGAAATTTCCGATAAAGGAATGGGAATGGAAACCCAGAACAAAACCAAAATTTTTGAAAAATTCTTCAGGGAAGAAACCGGTAACATTCACAATGTAAAAGGACAGGGACTGGGACTTTCTTATGTAAAGAAAATTGTAGAGCTTCATAAAGGACAGATCATCGTAGAATCCCATAAAGACAAAGGGAGTACGTTTACGATCAAATTGCCGATGAGCTAAAATATAAATGATAAGTGATGAGTAATGAATGATAAAAATTCCGTAAAGAATCAATAATCAATCATCATTTATCAATTATAAAATATAGAAACCAAATAACAAAATATAGAAGATAGAGTGAGAACGTTCATTCTTAATTTTTAATTATTAATTTATAATTATTAAAATCATGAGCAACAGAATATTATTAGTAGAAGATGATCAGAGTTTCGGGGCTGTGCTGAAGGATTATTTAACAATCAACAACTTTGAGGTAACCCTTGCAACAGATGGAGAGCAAGGTTTGAAAGAATTTACAGAAAATGAGTTTGATATCTGTATTTTTGACGTAATGATGCCTAAAAAAGATGGGTTTTCATTAGCTGAAGACGTAAAAAAAATCGATAAAAATACCCCTATCATATTCCTTACCGCAAGAAATATGAGAGAAGATATCCTTAAAGGATACCAACTGGGTGCAGATGATTATATCACAAAACCGTTTGATACGGAACTTCTTTTATACAAGATCAAAGCTATCCTGCAGAGAAGCTCTACCCTGGAAAATGAAGAACAGGAGCAGTTCAAGATCAGTAATATTTTCTTCGACTCTATGCTGAGACAGCTGAAAGTAGGCGATAAAGAATACAAGCTTTCTCCAAAAGAAAATGAATTGCTGAAACTTCTTTGTATCCACAGAAACGATTTCATGCCGAGAGACCTTGCATTGAGAAAAATCTGGAAAAAAGAAAATTATTTTACTGCAAGAAGTATGGACGTATATATTGCAAAGCTTCGTAAACTCCTAAAAGATGACGAAGGATTGGAAATCATCAACGTTCATGGTGAAGGATTCAGGCTTTTGGTTAAAAATTAAGCCTAAATACCAATTATAAATATAAAATTAGCAAAACAATTAAAAATGTTTTGCTAATTTTGTTTCATACCGATTGGATATGAAAAATACATTTTTGGGCGTTATTGCCATTTCAATATTAGCTGTTTCATGCAAAAAGGACGAAAGACCCACTTATATAAAAGAAGAAGCGGGTATTCAGCAGCCCAGTATGGCTATTAATTCAACTTCCAAAACTGCATTGATGGATCAGGCAGGTGTACAGTCCAATCCGAATCCGGCTTCTGCTACAGTAGTTCCGGGAATTAAAAATCCTCCTCACGGGCAGCCCGGGCACAGATGCGACATCCCTGTAGGACAGCCGCTTAATGTAAATCCGGCGACTATCCAGACAACATCCGGCCAAAACCCTAACAATTCCATTAAAATAGATGCCAATTCTATGTCAGCAGGCAAAGTGGTAATCAACAATAATGCACAGCCGGTTAAAACAGCTCCGGGAATGAATCCTCCGCACGGACAGCCAGGCCATAGATGTGATATTCCTGTAGGACAGCCTCTAAACAGTAAACCAGCTCCGGCTCCACAGCCTGTTCAAAGTGCTGCACAAAATGTTCCCGGACCGGTAACAGCGCCGGCACCAACAGGGGAAAAACCTAAATTTAATCCTGCCCATGGAGAACCTTGGCACAACTGTGCTTTAAAAGTTGGTGATCCTTTATCATAATTTTTGTATTTTTGCAGAGATGAAGCTGTTTCACCTATTTACAGTTATTTTTTTTCTGGGAATTTTTTTGGTTCCCAAAGACAGCTTCTACTCTCAATCTATGCAGGATACCTGCTGTAAAGCGGAGACCGGAAAAAGTGACTGCTGCAAAAACCACACTCCAAAAGACAGTAAAGACCACACAACAAAGTCTTCATGTAATGACGACTGCTGTTCAACATGTATTGCATGCTATACTTACATAGAAACACCATTTTCAAAGAATTTACACTTTGAACTGTCTTATTACAAGGCTAATAAGAATCCACAGTTCCACTATTCACCGCCCCATTTATCAGACCGTTTAAAAGAAATCTGGCAGCCGCCGAAAATAGGTTAATCATTTTACAGTGAGTTCGTTAATTACTTTAATGAACCGTTTTTAATTAATCTAAATTTTTAAACAAAATGAAATTATATATTTCCAGGTTTATACTTGGTCTAATGATCCTGTCCGTACACTTTATATCTGCCCAAAACCTTTCAAAAAGCCAGTTTAAAGTAAAAGGAAATTGCGATATGTGCAAATCCAGAATAGAAACAGCAGCTAAAAAGGCAGGTGCTAAAAACGCTTCGTATTCTATTGATCTTCAAACTTTAACATTGGAAACCGATGGCAGAGTTTCTACAGACGAAATTTTAAAAAAAGTTGCCGATGCCGGCCATGATAATGAAAAATTCAAATCCTCTGATGAAACTTATAAAAGTCTGCCGGGATGCTGCCACTATGAAAGAGACCTCCAGCCTTCTGCTGCAGAAGCTCACCAGCACCATTCTAAAAAAGAAAATGAGTTTTATGTAAAAGGAAACTGTGCTTCATGTAAAGCGAGAATAGAAAAAACCGCAAAAGAAGCTGGTGCAGATTCCGCAGAATGGAGTGCGGAAACACAGACGGTAACCTTAAATTTTGATCCTTCAAAAACCTCATCGGATAAAGTTTTAAAAGCGATTGCAGATGCTGGTCATGACAATGAAAAATACAAAGCCTCCGACGCTGTTTACAAAAGCCTTCCCGGATGTTGTCTGTACGACAGAGATATTCCGTTTGGAGAAGCCAACCCAAATGTTCACTATGAAGAAGATGTAAAACACGACGATCATAAAGAACATGGTGCAACCCTTAATGAAGCTCATGAACAGCACGAAAAAAGCATTGAAGGGGTAACGGTCACTGGTTCGAAAGCTGCCACAGCATTAAGTAAAAAGGAGGCAGGTCTTGTTTTTAATATTGATAAAAAAGAATTACTAAAAGCAGCGTGCTGTAATCTGTCTGAAAGCTTTGAAACCAATGCGACTGTAGATGTTTCTTTCAGTAATGCCGTTACCGGTACCAAGCAGCTGAAAATGCTTGGCCTGGACCAAAAATATACCAGCTTAACCAAGGAACTTCTTCCTGAGATCAGGGGTCTTGCTTCAGCTTACGGACTGAATTTCATTCCCGGACGATGGATCGAAAGCATCCAACTGACAAAAGGCGGAAGTACGGTAACGAACGGCTATGAAAGCATCACGGGACAGATTAATACTGAGCTTCTGAAAAACGCCAAGGAACCAGAAACGTCATTGAATATATTCGCTGATTTCAACGGAAGAGCGGAAGCCAATATCACCAGCGTCTCCCTTATCAATGAGAAATGGTCTCAGACCTTTTTACTACATGGAAACGGGACTTTCGGAGACACGGACATGAATCATGATACTTTCCTGGACAGACCCAAGGGAACCCAGATTAATGCAGCTTATCTCCTTAATTATAATGATCTTGAAAAATCGGGATTTGGATCTCATTTCGGGATCAATTTTATCAGAGATGAAAGAACAGCAGGACAGGTTGCTTTTGATAAGAAACTGCCTCAGGACGAACAGGGGGCATATGGTGTGGGTATTGATATTTCAAGATTCCAGGTCTGGAATAAAACAGGATATGTCTTCAAAGGAAAGCCCTACCAGAGCCTCGGATGGATGAATCAGTATGTATATCATCAGCAGGACAGCTTTTTCGGATTGAGAAATTATGCCGGGAAACAGCATACTTATTATTCAAATTTAATTTTTGAAAGCATTATCGGAAATACCAATCATAAGTACAAGGCAGGAGCCAGTTTTCTATATGACGGCTACGAGGAAACGTATTTAACAGACGATATGAAGAGAAATGAAATCGTTCCGGGGATTTTTGCAGAATATACATTAACAGGATTAAAATATACTTTAGTAGCAGGAGCCAGAGCAGATTTTCACAATCTGGCAGGAACCCAGTTTACCCCAAGACTTAATTTTAAATATGATTTCACGCCTCAGACGATTTTAAGACTTTCTGCAGGAAGGGGATTCAGAACAGCTAATGTCTTTGCTGAAAACCAACAGTATTTTGCATCGAACAGAAACATTCAGATCTTACCGAATGGCGGGAATATTTATGGATTAAAGCCGGAAATTGCATGGAACTACGGGGCCAGTTTGCAACAGGAATTCAAGCTTTTTGGAAGAAAATCCTCGGTTGTTGCTGATTTTTTCAGAACGGATTTTCAGGATCAGGTGCTTGTTGATCTCGACCGTTCTCCACAACAGCTTACCTTTTATAATTTAGAAGGAAAATCTTTTGCCAATTCTTTCCAGACTCAGTGGGATTTCACACCCTTCAAAAATTTTGATGTAAGACTGGCTTATAAATATTATGATGTTCAGGCAGATTATCTGGACGGTAGAAGAGAAGTTCCGTTCATGGCGAAACACAGAGGCTTTGTGAACCTTGCCTATGCAACAAATAAAAATAACAAAGGAGGATTCTGGAGCTTTGACACCACGCTGAATTGGGTGGGAAAACAAAGACTTCCGGATACTTCAAGCAATCCGGCGGAGTTTCGGCTTCCTGCGTACTCTGATTCTTATGCTGTACTGAATGCCCAAATATCAAGGAATTTCAATAAAAAGATCAGAGCCTATGCGGGAGGTGAAAACCTTACGTCTTATTATCAGAAAAATGCCATTGTAGATTTCAGGAATCCTTTTGGAAATTATTTTGACGGAGGGATGATGTACGCACCTATCATGAAAGCTAATTTTTATGTGGGGCTGGATGTAACTTTCTAAGTTTTTAATCAAAAGCTTATGATGGATACCGATGATTCCTGTCGATAAACTTCTACAAGCTGTCGATAAATATCGACGCTTTTTATAGGAAATTTTATTTTAGAATATTGTTACTTTGTAACTGTAAAACCAACCCACTAAGAATACTGATCGTAATTCCAAACGGAAGGTTTACAAGAACAAAAATGATGGAATAAAATACAGACGTAGGAATAGCCTTAAACATTTGAAAAATTAAAAAAAACACAAATATTTAAAAAAGTAAACTTGGTTTATAGGTTATTTTGACACAAAAAAAGACTGTTTTAAAAACAGTCTTTTTTATTTTTACAGACATCTATCTCCCGAAATCATCCTGTACTCTCACAATATCATCTTCATCCGAAGGATTTGAGGCATCCGTATGCTGCCATATTTCAGCCACTATACCCCAGCCGTCTAAACCTATCAGCCTGTGTCTTTCGCCCTGCTGAAGTTTGATCTGATCTTTTGGACGGTATTCTTTCAGCTCGCCTTCTTCATCGGTATTACTGGTTTTTATTCCAACAGTACCTTCTACTACCTGCCAGATCTCGGCTCTGCGGTGATGATACTGCCAGCTTAAACGGGCATTCGGGGCAACAACAAGGATCTTTGGGCTTAGTTTTCCACCTATTTTCAGGCTTTCTACATCAATCCCGTCAAAATATTGATTGGCAAAATCCTGTGCCTGGTTTTCATCGATCACAAAAAAACCACCCCACGGTCTGGTATTATCTTTTGATGCAATAGTAAATCCCTGTGATTCAAGCATTTTTTCTACTTTATCGAATATTTCTGTTTTCTCTGCATTCATAAGCTGTTCCTTTTCTAAATTATTTTTAAAATATAAAGTTTATAGTGATTATTCTTTAGACATCGAATACGGAAAATCTTTTTCCTGTGATCCTCTATCCTTATTAGGCTTATTATCCATTTGGAATTCCAAGACTGCTCCGTTCATAAGCTCCTTGTGACTCAGCCAGTTCTTGGAATAAGACCGAAGATTTACGTTTAACGATTTTACATATAGATTTTCAGCATTGTTTTCCGGCGCTTTTATTTCAATTTTCTTACCATTCTCCAAATGGATCACTGCTTCTTTGAAAAGCGGTGCTCCCAAAACATATTGGTCTGTAGCTGGGGTCACCGGATAAAATCCTAAGGCAGAAAATACATACCATGCAGAAGTCTGGCCATTATCTTCATCTCCGCAGTAGCCGTCCGGTGTCGCATAATAAAGCTTATCCATTACCTGTCTTGCCCAGTATTGTGTTTTATATGGCGCACCGGCATAGTTGTACAGGTAAATCATATGCTGGATCGGCTGGTTTCCGTGAGCATACTGTCCCATGTTCATAATCTGCATTTCGCGGATCTCATGGATCACACTTCCGTAATAACTGTCATCAAACACCGGCGGAAGTGAGAATACCTCATCCAGTTTGGCTTCAAATTTCTTTTTCCCACCCATCAACTTGGATAAACCGTCAATATCCTGGAAAACAGACCAGGTATAATGCCAGCTGTTTCCTTCGGTAAAGGCGTCGCCCCATTTAAACGGATTGAATGGAGACTGAAATTTCCCGTCTTTGTTTTTACCTCGCATCAGGCCTGTCTGCGGATCAAACATATTTTTATAATTATACGCTCTTTTTTTATAAATATCAATTTCTGAAGCAGGTTTCCCCAATGCTTTTCCCAACTGATAAATGGCAAAATCATCATAAGCATATTCCAGGGTTCTGGCAGCATTTTCATTGATCTTCACATCATAAGGAACGTAGCCTAAAGTATTATAATATTCTACTCCTCTTCGGCCGACAGCGTCAATCGGACCTTCGTTATTGGCTCCGTGTTTTACGGCCTGCCAAAGGGTTTCCACATCATATCCGCGAAGTCCTTTGATATAAGCATCGGCAACCACTGAAGCAGAATTGTTCCCGATCATAATATCAGAATATCCTGGGCTGCTCCACTCCGGAAGAAACCCGCCTTCTTTGAATGCATTGGCTAAACCTTCCTGCATTTCTACATTCATACTTGGATATACAAGGTTGAGGAAAGGATAAAGAGCGCGGAAGGTATCCCAGAATCCGGTTCCCGCGAACATTTTCCCGTCCAGAATCTTTCCGTTGTAAGGACTCCAGTGTTTTATATTGTTGCGAGCATCAATTTCATATAATTTCTGAGGAAAGAATAATGTCCTGTACAGCGAGGAATAAAAGGTCCTTATCTGCTGATCGGTTCCGCCTTTTACTTCAATTCTTCCCAGAGTTTTGTTCCAGATATTCTTTGCATCTGTTTTTACCTGTTCAAAATTCCTGTCCGCGATTTCTCTTTTAAGATTCAGTTCTGCCTGCTCGAAACTGATGAATGAAGAAGCTGTTCTTGCATAAATGCTTTCTTTATCTTTTAATTTAAAACCAACAATGGCACCGGCATGATCACTGGTAATTTCCAGCTGGTTTTTAACGAAAACACTGTCTTTCCATGTGGTCGTCAAATCAAAATCTTTGTCAAACTGGACAACAAAATAGTTTTTAAAATTATTATATTTTCCTCTTGAATATTTAGTGGTGTACCCCAGAATTTTTCTTTCTTTAGGAAGGATTTTGATATAAGATCCTTTATTCAGGGCATCAATAACAATATAAGCGCTGTCTGTCTTAGGAAAATCGAATTTGAAGAAAGCTGCTCTTTCTGTGGGAGTAAGCTC
Protein-coding sequences here:
- a CDS encoding TonB-dependent receptor domain-containing protein translates to MKLYISRFILGLMILSVHFISAQNLSKSQFKVKGNCDMCKSRIETAAKKAGAKNASYSIDLQTLTLETDGRVSTDEILKKVADAGHDNEKFKSSDETYKSLPGCCHYERDLQPSAAEAHQHHSKKENEFYVKGNCASCKARIEKTAKEAGADSAEWSAETQTVTLNFDPSKTSSDKVLKAIADAGHDNEKYKASDAVYKSLPGCCLYDRDIPFGEANPNVHYEEDVKHDDHKEHGATLNEAHEQHEKSIEGVTVTGSKAATALSKKEAGLVFNIDKKELLKAACCNLSESFETNATVDVSFSNAVTGTKQLKMLGLDQKYTSLTKELLPEIRGLASAYGLNFIPGRWIESIQLTKGGSTVTNGYESITGQINTELLKNAKEPETSLNIFADFNGRAEANITSVSLINEKWSQTFLLHGNGTFGDTDMNHDTFLDRPKGTQINAAYLLNYNDLEKSGFGSHFGINFIRDERTAGQVAFDKKLPQDEQGAYGVGIDISRFQVWNKTGYVFKGKPYQSLGWMNQYVYHQQDSFFGLRNYAGKQHTYYSNLIFESIIGNTNHKYKAGASFLYDGYEETYLTDDMKRNEIVPGIFAEYTLTGLKYTLVAGARADFHNLAGTQFTPRLNFKYDFTPQTILRLSAGRGFRTANVFAENQQYFASNRNIQILPNGGNIYGLKPEIAWNYGASLQQEFKLFGRKSSVVADFFRTDFQDQVLVDLDRSPQQLTFYNLEGKSFANSFQTQWDFTPFKNFDVRLAYKYYDVQADYLDGRREVPFMAKHRGFVNLAYATNKNNKGGFWSFDTTLNWVGKQRLPDTSSNPAEFRLPAYSDSYAVLNAQISRNFNKKIRAYAGGENLTSYYQKNAIVDFRNPFGNYFDGGMMYAPIMKANFYVGLDVTF
- a CDS encoding response regulator transcription factor, encoding MSNRILLVEDDQSFGAVLKDYLTINNFEVTLATDGEQGLKEFTENEFDICIFDVMMPKKDGFSLAEDVKKIDKNTPIIFLTARNMREDILKGYQLGADDYITKPFDTELLLYKIKAILQRSSTLENEEQEQFKISNIFFDSMLRQLKVGDKEYKLSPKENELLKLLCIHRNDFMPRDLALRKIWKKENYFTARSMDVYIAKLRKLLKDDEGLEIINVHGEGFRLLVKN
- a CDS encoding GH92 family glycosyl hydrolase; translation: MKFLFSSFFILFNILVFGQEGSLADYVNPLMGTQSKPSLSNGNTYPAIGLPWGMNLWTPQTGKMGDGWAYTYDADKIKGFKQTHQPSPWMNDYGAFAIMPGVGKLKFKEEERASWFSHKAEVAKPYSYSVYLADINVTTELTPTERAAFFKFDFPKTDSAYIVIDALNKGSYIKILPKERKILGYTTKYSRGKYNNFKNYFVVQFDKDFDLTTTWKDSVFVKNQLEITSDHAGAIVGFKLKDKESIYARTASSFISFEQAELNLKREIADRNFEQVKTDAKNIWNKTLGRIEVKGGTDQQIRTFYSSLYRTLFFPQKLYEIDARNNIKHWSPYNGKILDGKMFAGTGFWDTFRALYPFLNLVYPSMNVEMQEGLANAFKEGGFLPEWSSPGYSDIMIGNNSASVVADAYIKGLRGYDVETLWQAVKHGANNEGPIDAVGRRGVEYYNTLGYVPYDVKINENAARTLEYAYDDFAIYQLGKALGKPASEIDIYKKRAYNYKNMFDPQTGLMRGKNKDGKFQSPFNPFKWGDAFTEGNSWHYTWSVFQDIDGLSKLMGGKKKFEAKLDEVFSLPPVFDDSYYGSVIHEIREMQIMNMGQYAHGNQPIQHMIYLYNYAGAPYKTQYWARQVMDKLYYATPDGYCGDEDNGQTSAWYVFSALGFYPVTPATDQYVLGAPLFKEAVIHLENGKKIEIKAPENNAENLYVKSLNVNLRSYSKNWLSHKELMNGAVLEFQMDNKPNKDRGSQEKDFPYSMSKE
- a CDS encoding phosphoheptose isomerase; translated protein: MNAEKTEIFDKVEKMLESQGFTIASKDNTRPWGGFFVIDENQAQDFANQYFDGIDVESLKIGGKLSPKILVVAPNARLSWQYHHRRAEIWQVVEGTVGIKTSNTDEEGELKEYRPKDQIKLQQGERHRLIGLDGWGIVAEIWQHTDASNPSDEDDIVRVQDDFGR
- a CDS encoding sensor histidine kinase, which produces MNNKFIPIISVFMTISLIVFVTLQFYWLKRYYNVLEQDFSSKVYTALESTVKNVSEIEVEKYMNENNKNFRNNILANSKQPSLTTIQQVEDSGTQRQIIYSKNIIEKTQLPISQRGDSIKWTTLYSDEAAYKVKRDTTKPEQLTSEINNDIENGDYTIKEFAKIYGNNLPITKRVDDKVLDSVITKELKIRGISAKFGYGVTDKNNNLTSIVNKAYKEKKDNNTYSYPLFTDTKDRTLYSLALVFPKKEYSLAMNNWPMLLGTFLSLLTILGIYIISINYMMRQKKLAEVKTDFINNMSHEFKTPLATISVATDSLANDKIATNPDKVKYYSELIKQENLRMKKQVENVLNMSKLERNEVELFLKETNVRELIKKTTESFNLIVQQRNGSLRQEFNATNYIFKIDEFHISNMLVNLLDNANKYSPEAPEIDVKTRNEGDWYIIEISDKGMGMETQNKTKIFEKFFREETGNIHNVKGQGLGLSYVKKIVELHKGQIIVESHKDKGSTFTIKLPMS
- a CDS encoding SRPBCC domain-containing protein gives rise to the protein MESNIIFNKDFDSNSVYVMKIYDADVSKVWEYFTKSELLDQWWAPKPWKCETVKQDFEKGGIWRYAMVGPEDQKMYGQMAYGEITEHRSFDGVDAFCDENGNINEDFAQSKWLLGFTGVEEGTKVTINIHFPTSDAMKQQLEMGFEEGFKTGLTQLADVLIG